From a region of the Leishmania donovani BPK282A1 complete genome, chromosome 24 genome:
- a CDS encoding protein kinase, putative has translation MEGASDKLLREPFRANFKRERSSSYSTERGSPTSPHLRRLRPLPTSSSEGKGAADGDGEEDPHTRRQAEPELFELTPHGGTANTNVRATRFGVEGLRIGRDPSCCDLVLPSNSVSRLHCVLSVLGDDVFVHDNSFNGTFINGRRVGRGRCSVLHPRDTLSFLNPTLEEASRCGFEFAPLPGHSSSAFTAVEGLRRYELGPVLGQGSLAAVRLGIDRETGAPVAIKLIERGRFSCEEAAASLHTEIEMMRSMDHPHVVRVVDAFEGSGCVALVMEYVRGGDLFDYIVGRGRNPFTEAEARHLFGQLLEAILYIHGRSIIHCDLKPENVLVDVVRRGSDGEVDTTSASATATTQGVASSALQTDGDAALSVVDDHQAEAKTVSPYDVRLKLADFGSAKYEGGGAGGGMLETTGAATPVYAAPELACFPADGAPPHEITAAVDVWSLGVLLYILCSGTVPKPPRADAVVAFNRSMTHLSVLCKDLIARMMTVDPSQRPSLADVCHHPWLDGLTISGAPDRGALGSKDVLSVTAKLSPSFPEAAKPL, from the coding sequence ATGGAGGGGGCCTCTGACAAACTTTTGAGGGAGCCGTTCCGAGCCAACTTCAAGCGAGAGCGCTCCAGCTCCTACTCCACCGAGAGAGGCAGCCCGACGTCTCCGCATCTTCGGCGGCTTCGTCCCCTGCCGACATCGTCTTCCGAGGGCAAAGGCGCTgcggacggcgacggcgaggaagaCCCGCATACTCGGCGGCAAGCCGAGCCGGAGCTCTTCGAGCTCACTCCTCATGGCGGAACCGCCAACACAAACGTGCGTGCAACGCGCTTTGGTGTAGAGGGTCTTCGCATCGGGCGAGACCCCAGCTGCTGTGACCTGGTGCTTCCCTCGAACTCGGTATCGAGGCTTCATTGCGTACTCTCTGTCCTTGGTGATGACGTGTTCGTGCACGACAACAGCTTCAACGGCACTTTCATCAATGGCCGCCGCGTAGGGCGGGGCCGATGCTCGGTGTTGCATCCGCGCGACACACTTTCCTTCCTGAACCCCACACTAGAGGAGGCAAGCCGGTGTGGGTTTGAGTTTGCGCCGTTGCCGGGGCACTCCTCATCAGCCTTTACAGCAGTGGAAGGACTGCGGCGGTACGAGCTAGGGCCGGTGCTTGGTCAAGGGAgcttggcggcggtgcggcttGGTATAGACCGGGAGACGGGGGCACCAGTCGCTATTAAACTGATTGAGCGGGGGCGCTTCTCCTGTGAGGAGGCTGCGGCCTCACTGCACACAGAGATCGAAATGATGCGCAGCATGGATCACCCACATGTTGTACGGGTGGTGGACGCGTTTgagggcagcggctgtgTCGCATTGGTCATGGAGtacgtgcgcggcggcgacctgTTTGACTACATCGTCGGACGCGGACGCAACCCTTTCACCGAGGCTGAAGCGCGCCATCTCTTCGGGCAGCTCCTCGAGGCAATTTTGTACATCCACGGCCGAAGCATAATCCACTGCGATCTCAAGCCGGAGAACGTGCTCGTTGACGTCGTCAGGAGAGGGTCCGATGGCGAGGTTGACACGACCTCAgcctcggcgacggcgacgacgcaggGTGTGGCGTcatcggcgctgcagaccgacggcgatgccgcgctcTCCGTCGTGGACGATCACCAGGCGGAGGCAAAGACGGTTTCGCCATACGACGTGAGGCTGAAGCTGGCGGACTTTGGCAGTGCCAAGtacgaaggcggcggcgcaggggGTGGCATGCTAGAGACCACCGGTGCCGCCACGCCAGTCTACGCAGCGCCGGAGCTGGCATGTTTTCCTGCGGACggagcaccaccgcacgAGATTACTGCGGCGGTGGATGTGTGGTCTCTAGGAGTGCTCCTTTACATTCTCTGCTCTGGTACCGTACCAAAGCCCCCCCGCGCTGACGCAGTCGTCGCCTTCAATCGGTCCATGACACATCTATCCGTTCTGTGTAAGGACCTCATTGCGCGCATGATGACAGTGGACCCATCGCAGCGCCCTTCCCTCGCCGACGTCTGTCATCACCCCTGGCTCGACGGCCTCACGATCTCCGGCGCACCGGACAGGGGCGCGCTGGGCAGCAAAGACGTCTTGTCTGTGACGGCGAAGCTGTCGCCGAGCTTtccggaggcggcgaagccgCTGTAG
- a CDS encoding ATPase domain protein, putative gives MPVDGHLIADVQRLRQLGEQSLFLLVVGGKGAGKSTALQSFASGLQVATKVRHAAGVHDCALTAPAAASPDDDFTLWTLTYATVAHSSSTLGALSTRAPLLRPFSIVVADDIDLLWLLCSMNGLLPPLQCLLHAVLTSSSCAVVASAPSQDTVPPWLLEQKLPALYPLRELTEAGARRLLRSVPQPLFKSRGELLISAQTPFTSRQMFLFNACMALEAASHGATGETLRSLVQEDRAFLHHRRSPTGSQRAPPHLYGLGEVRHRISTLVSVFAAHSSPGGGGQLMASLPSSTGLLLHGPSGCGKSSLARQTAADFPSIPFFFVECTMLFSKYLGESEAQLREVYRRARTRTPAVVVLEDLDVIAQSRGAVQHGDGDQSSGNSKSQLDVTRRMLAGLLCELDGVTDNSGVLTIGITNAPQVLDAAVLRQGRLETLVYIPPLTQDGAEEWCTHFFERFDGAEGQRRECVVMVASHAVGCAAASLQYVLRKVFEACALRHGWDAASAGSLPLPTLAEIQGHLFESCSVLRRVNHPHFE, from the coding sequence ATGCCCGTCGACGGACACCTTATCGCTGATGTGCAGCGACTTCGCCAGCTCGGGGAGCAgtcgctcttcctcctcgttgtCGGCGGTAAAGGTGCGGGCAAAAGTACGGCACTTCAGAGCTTCGCCAGCGGACTGCAGGTGGCGACCAAGGTTCGGCACGCGGCCGGAGTGCACGACTGTGCTCTTAccgcaccggcagctgctTCACCCGACGATGACTTCACACTGTGGACGCTGACCTACGCCACTGTGGCGCACAGCAGCTCGACGTTAGGCGCACTCTCTACCCGTGCACCACTGTTGCGGCCCTTCTCGATCGTTGTCGCTGATGACATTGACCTCCTCTGGCTTCTATGCAGCATGAACGGCCTTCTGCCACCCCTCCAGTGTCTTCTCCACGCAGTGTTGACGAGCTCGTCGTGTGCGGTCGTGGCCAGTGCTCCTAGTCAGGACACGGTACCGCCATGGCTACTAGAACAAAAGCTACCTGCTCTCTACCCGCTCCGCGAGCTTACCGAGGCGggagcgaggcggctgtTGCGCAGCGTTCCGCAGCCACTCTTCAAATCACGTGGCGAGCTGCTCATTAGTGCACAGACCCCCTTCACATCACGTCAAATGTTTCTCTTCAACGCATGCATGGCACTGGAGGCCGCCTCGCACGGCGCTACCGGAGAAACGCTGCGCTCACTGGTTCAGGAGGACCGCGCCTtcctccaccaccggcgTTCCCCTACTGGCTCCCAGCGCGCACCTCCCCACCTTTACGGTTTAGGCGAGGTTCGCCATCGCATCAGCACTCTTGTCTCTGTCTTCGCCGCACACAGTAGcccaggcggtggcggtcaGCTGATGGcatccctcccctcttccaccGGGTTGCTTCTTCACGGCCCCTCGGGGTGCGGAAAGTCCAGCCTCGCCCGACAGACGGCCGCCGATTTTCCGTCTATCCCATTTTTCTTTGTGGAATGCACGATGCTATTTTCCAAGTACCTCGGAGAGAGTGAGGCGCAGTTGCGGGAGGTTTACCGTCGAGCACGGACGCGCActccggcggtggtggtacTGGAGGACCTGGACGTCATCGCACAGTCTcgcggcgcggtgcagcacggAGACGGGGAccagagcagcggcaacagcaaaaGCCAGCTCGACGTCACAAGGCGCATGCTGGCGGGTCTCCTCTGCGAGCTGGACGGCGTCACAGACAACAGTGGCGTACTCACCATTGGAATCACTAATGCACCGCAGGTgctcgacgctgccgtcctccGCCAGGGCCGACTTGAAACGCTTGTGTACATTCCGCCCCTCACCCAGGACGGGGCAGAGGAATGGTGCACGCATTTTTTCGAGCGATTCGACGGCGCAGAGGGGCAGAGGCGCGAGTGCGTCGTGATGGTGGCCAGCCACGCGgtcggctgcgctgccgcgtcgctgcagtACGTCCTGCGAAAAGTGTTCGAAGCATGTGCGCTGCGTCACGGTTGGGACGCAGCCTCAGCCGGCTCGCTGCCCTTGCCGACCCTTGCGGAGATTCAGGGACACCTCTTCGAGAGCTGCtccgtgctgcggcgcgtgaACCACCCACACTTCGAGTAA
- a CDS encoding guanine nucleotide-binding protein beta subunit-like protein, translated as MKITINIELAHSELYKAAHLQQTVSELDPNAVVRFKTDTSFLAQRIKDAVKAKQYDTIVSELAHRLSYPASFADSLEVMCSMAFFSKGRVDSGESVAPFVEVLTRLPEEAKAHAREAIVQRAMAFLSKPRRLDCSRAPLIGYAETLAMMTRRELLSVRSVVGTLVQMIENDTTRTAGMTCLGKLMEVAYEAVRNCDTATLSALRGAVRLAQMNDTFLYDVEYIMEAFGWSPYKPALSLRRSSCHHEFPILSLAYCGGANHREVVVSSSSDGTIGTWDGVGVLLQNVLLSRHYASCLDLTNRGHTLIVGAVGRYTNTPPAVIFYNEDGNRKAQWQECGGTEPDDANFISSLKCLKDSSGSRYCVGVQTSNANSLMIFDGQHVTQRYFDHTDIITAIHVPSDRENLVITGSRDCSTLIYDLRDPRNVSAATHHTNTVSCITSCDNSLFTAGLDKRVVVEDFRMLRSPNVQRDMESAVLSMSVSNSLQCAVATLTGVYLINFSSNTSVPTSSRSDCGGSASRYNAVCWNNAGTILFGGGEAHTLDLFAPAYELNSFEV; from the coding sequence ATGAAAATCACGATCAATATTGAACTCGCGCACTCGGAGCTGTACAAGGCGGCACATCTTCAGCAGACAGTGTCCGAGCTAGACCCGAATGCCGTGGTGCGATTCAAGACGGATACGAGTTTCCTAGCACAGCGCATCAAGGAtgcggtgaaggcgaagcAGTACGACACAATAGTGAGCGAACTGGCCCACCGTCTCTCATATCCTGCTTCCTTTGCGGATAGCCTAGAGGTGATGTGCTCGATGGCGTTCTTCAGCAAGGGCCGCGTAGACAGCGGCGAGAGCGTTGCTCCATTTGTAGAGGTGCTTACTCGTCTGCctgaggaggcgaaggcgcacGCAAGGGAGGCGATCGTGCAGCGTGCAATGGCGTTTCTGTCGAAGCCACGGCGCCTGGACTGTAGCCGTGCACCCTTAATTGGCTATGCGGAGACCTTGGCCATGATGACGCGAAGGGAGCTGCTAAGCGTCCGTAGTGTCGTTGGGACTTTGGTGCAAATGATCGAGAACGACACGACTCGGACTGCTGGCATGACATGCCTAGGCAAATTAATGGAGGTCGCGTACGAGGCCGTCCGGAACTGCGACACTGCGACGCTGAGTGCTTTGCGAGGCGCGGTCCGCCTCGCGCAGATGAACGATACATTCCTGTACGACGTGGAGTACATTATGGAGGCATTTGGATGGTCGCCGTACAAGCCGGCGCTGAGCCTGCGTCGCTCCAGCTGCCATCACGAGTTCCccattctctctcttgcctaCTGTGGTGGTGCGAACCATCGCGAGGTGGTCGTGAGCTCCTCGTCGGACGGCACGATAGGGACGTgggacggcgtcggcgtgctgctgcagaacgTCCTCCTTTCGCGCCATTACGCTTCTTGCCTAGACCTCACAAACCGCGGCCATACCCTGATCGTCGGCGCGGTGGGGCGGTACACAAACACCCCGCCGGCCGTGATCTTTTACAACGAAGATGGCAATCGCAAGGCACAGTGGCAGGAGTGCGGCGGCACTGAGCCCGACGACGCTAACTTTATCTCTAGCCTCAAGTGTCTGAAGGACTCGTCCGGGTCGCGGTACTGCGTCGGCGTGCAAACGTCAAACGCAAACTCCCTCATGATCTTCGACGGCCAACACGTGACGCAGCGCTACTTTGATCACACGGACATCATCACAGCCATTCACGTTCCCAGCGACCGCGAGAACCTGGTCATCACCGGGTCTCGCGACTGCTCGACGCTGATCTACGACCTCCGAGACCCCCGCAACGTCAGCGCGGCAACGCACCACACGAACACTGTTTCCTGCATCACGAGCTGTGACAACAGCCTGTTCACGGCCGGGCTCGACAAGCGCGTCGTGGTGGAGGACTTCCGAATGCTGCGTAGCCCAAACGTGCAGCGCGACATGGAGAGCGCCGTGCTGAGTATGTCTGTTAGCAATTCTCTACAgtgcgccgtggcgacgcTTACTGGCGTGTACCTGATCAACTTTTCTAGCAACACCTCCGTACCCACGTCGTCGCGCTCCGATTGTGGCGGGAGTGCCTCCCGCTACAACGCCGTGTGCTGGAACAATGCCGGCACCATcctcttcggcggcggcgaggcacacacgctgGATTTGTTTGCCCCTGCGTACGAGCTAAACTCCTTTGAGGTTTAA
- a CDS encoding transcription elongation factor-like protein — translation MSDSEWSSDSGVSNAEAIVAAALNMHLVELMTSQHPSRVSHRRPAYATSESTRASSAKISHKTRASGEAPRKQARVDISNLIRQALSQSGAHCPSANVDEVAGQVVAALRQRAGGAEVARAVTHALADPLNEELRESVLSGRLRPEELVALDEVSLLNQAERAVLEKARLERLNQHSVEYLERHNLTVTNMFTCPECGSRECYANFRFTDFVKWQGDDQTPTLLRCCRCSLSFRQ, via the coding sequence ATGTCGGATAGCGAGTGGAGCTCTGACAGCGGTGTCTCGAACGCTGAGGcgatcgtcgccgccgccctgaATATGCATCTTGTCGAGCTCATGACGTCGCAGCACCCGTCGCGCGTGAGTCACCGCCGACCTGCTTACGCGACCTCTGAGAGCACGAGGGCTTCATCCGCGAAGATCTCACATAAGACTCGTGCTAGTGGCGAGGCGCCTCGCAAGCAAGCTCGTGTGGACATTAGTAACCTCATCCGACAGGCCCTCTCGCAGAGTGGTGCGCATTGCCCATCCGCCAACGTCGACGAAGTGGCGGGCCAAGTTGTCGCTGCGCTAAGACAGAGGGCTGGCGGTGCGGAGGTGGCCCGAGCGGTCACCCACGCGCTTGCCGATCCACTTAACGAAGAACTTAGAGAGAGCGTTCTCAGTGGTCGTCTGCGTCCTGAAGAGCTCGTTGCCCTCGATGAAGTGAGCCTCCTCAACCAAGCCGAGCGCGCAGTACTGGAAAAGGCTCGACTGGAGCGGCTGAACCAGCACTCAGTGGAGTATCTAGAGAGGCACAACCTCACCGTTACAAACATGTTCACCTGCCCAGAGTGTGGATCTCGTGAGTGCTACGCGAACTTCCGCTTCACCGACTTTGTGAAGTGGCAGGGCGATGATCAaacgccgacgctgctgcggtgctgcaggtgctccCTATCCTTCCGGCAATGA
- a CDS encoding ankyrin/TPR repeat protein, producing the protein MDNGARIAEDVEKFLRAARSRDAADCSRMLKEKPELVNCVEAGGYAALHFAAFNGDAEMVRLLLEYKADLNIENMDGNTPLVMGVKGRQLECIRMLANAGADVNKESHSGSTAAHYAASMGYLDCLRLLVELGAKTIYGESEAGTLLHWACHSGDVNCIGTVIYEFKVPINAVDKHGGTALFTAIFMKKMEAVEFLVEHGAAVNIAIANDGSTPLHIAVEHADSECVRLLCSCGADASAKNGEGKTPLDLAKAANNTNAAKELEKAQVPQEKRADEAARFKNQGNKVFQQGENVKAAKFYTLSIHLDPTNHVYYSNRAACYFNQHFYTGAYWDALRCIALDPSWPKGFLRKAATELALKKYSDALTTASQGLKLDPTNKDLQQVKDEAFKMLKK; encoded by the coding sequence ATGGACAACGGAGCTCGCATTGCCGAGGATGTGGAGAAGTTTCTTCGCGCTGCGCGCtcgcgcgacgcagcagatTGCAGCCGAATGCTGAAGGAAAAGCCAGAGCTCGTGAACTGCGTCGAGGCTGGCGGCTACGCTGCCCTCCACTTTGCCGCCTTCAACGGTGATGCCGAGATGGTTCGCCTTCTACTAGAGTACAAGGCGGATCTGAACATCGAGAACATGGACGGTAACACGCCTCTTGTCATGGGTGTAAAGGGACGACAGCTGGAGTGCATTCGCATGCTGGCAAACGCGGGTGCCGATGTAAACAAGGAGTCCCACTCAGGAAGCACGGCTGCGCACTACGCCGCATCTATGGGATACCTGGACTGCCTCCGGCTTCTTGTGGAGCTGGGGGCCAAGACGATCTACGGGGAGAGCGAAGCGGGCACTCTGCTTCATTGGGCGTGCCACTCCGGTGACGTCAACTGTATCGGTACCGTCATTTACGAGTTTAAAGTGCCAATCAACGCAGTGGACAagcacggcggcacggcTCTGTTCACGGCCATTTTCATGAAGAAAATGGAGGCTGTGGAGTTCCTAGTTGAGCATGGCGCGGCGGTCAACATCGCCATTGCcaacgacggcagcacgccgctgcACATTGCTGTAGAGCATGCAGACTCGGAGTGTGTCCGCctgctgtgcagctgcggcgccgacgctAGCGCCAAGAACGGAGAGGGCAAGACGCCGCTGGACTTGGCGAAGGCCGCCAACAACACTAATGCTGCCAAGGAGCTCGAGAAGGCGCAGGTACCACAGGAGAAGCGGGCTGATGAGGCAGCGCGGTTCAAGAACCAGGGCAACAAGGTATTCCAGCAGGGCGAGAACGTGAAGGCTGCAAAGTTCTACACCCTGTCCATTCACCTCGACCCAACCAACCACGTCTACTACAGCAACCGCGCCGCCTGCTACTTCAACCAGCACTTCTACACAGGAGCTTACTGGGATGCTCTGCGCTGTATCGCACTCGACCCGTCGTGGCCAAAGGGCTTCCTGCGCAAAGCCGCCACTGAGCTTGCGCTGAAGAAATACAGCGACGCACTCACCACCGCCTCACAGGGCCTGAAACTCGACCCCACTAACAAGGACCTCCAGCAAGTGAAGGACGAGGCGTTCAAGATGCTGAAAAAGTGA
- a CDS encoding WD repeat protein — protein MTESGADVVCTGKVPPPVDAVSQRSSTAAAEEATSYQETVRFCTWRKHVRNLYQHLFHIDLVWESPVAQFMPYVTAKSGLTTHTILSGTRTGGQEQSYIQLLSATVPQDTQALDGSDVAYSEATGEVGGYGMAPHACGLNIERRILHDGDVLAARYAPVNPLLIASSSSNGNLYVFDWSRVPLGRFPNEPSRPRAPLPPNELSSDATEEERAQYQKRMRALNVVVTEQDRWDRRTGEGQHVLTLKGGNGASENLDWSTNAEGVVASGSTGRVCVWRVANLSKDDSRQVEPFKVFSLEDEEARVTQVSFSWTSPDTFVAASSTGAVYFNDVRMQHTTEVFSIENAATSLALSPLDGNALLVGDALGSVLFFDLRQSSKPVQVDCLHDDEVTTVQWCPHSRHLFSSGGHDGVVCIYNQTRHKTLFKHWGHTDVIMDLGWSWQEDGAGQLVSTDSNAIMLWRPRDFFYCA, from the coding sequence ATGACGGAGTCCGGCGCCGATGTCGTATGCACCGGCaaagtgccgccgccggtcgACGCGGTCTCGCAGAGGTCGtccactgcagcggcagaggaggcgactTCGTATCAAGAGACGGTGCGCTTCTGCACGTGGCGCAAACACGTGCGCAACTTGTATCAGCACCTTTTTCACATTGACCTCGTCTGGGAGAGTCCGGTGGCGCAGTTCATGCCGTACGTGACGGCAAAGAGTGGCCTCACCACGCACACCATACTGAGCGGAACTCGCACAGGCGGCCAAGAGCAGAGCTACATCCAGCTCCTGTCTGCAACGGTGCCGCAGGACACGCAGGCCCTGGACGGATCCGATGTAGCCTACAGCGAGGCCACTGGTGAGGTCGGCGGGTACGGCATGGCGCCGCACGCCTGCGGCCTCAACATTGAGCGGCGCATTCTTCACGATGGGGATGTGCTGGCAGCCCGATACGCGCCAGTAAACCCGCTCCTCATCGCATCGTCCTCTAGCAACGGGAACCTGTATGTGTTTGACTGGTCGCGGGTGCCGCTGGGCCGCTTCCCGAATGAGCCTTCGCGGccccgcgcgccgctgccgccaaacGAACTCAGCAGTGacgcgacggaggaggagcgagccCAGTACCAGAAGCGAATGCGTGCACTCAAtgtggtggtgacggagCAGGACCGATGGGACCGTCGCACCGGTGAGGGGCAGCACGTGCTAACGCTGAAGGGCGGCAATGGTGCCTCGGAAAACTTGGACTGGAGCACCAATGCGGAGGGTGTGGTGGCGTCTGGTTCCACAGGCCGAGTCTGTGTGTGGCGCGTGGCCAACTTGTCGAAGGACGACAGCCGCCAGGTGGAGCCGTTCAAGGTCTTCTCGctcgaggacgaggaggcgcgcgtcACGCAGGTGAGCTTCTCGTGGACGTCGCCGGACACCTTCGTGGCGGCGTCCTCCACTGGTGCCGTGTACTTCAACGATGTGCGCATGCAGCACACCACGGAGGTATTCTCCATCGAAAACGCGGCCacctccctcgccctctccccacttGACGGGAACGCGCTGCTCGTTGGCGACGCGCTGGGCAGCGTTCTTTTCTTCGACTTGCGCCAGAGCAGCAAGCCAGTGCAGGTGGACTGTCTGCATGACGACGAGGTGACCACCGTTCAGTGGTGCCCACACTCACGGCACCTTTTCTCCTCCGGCGGCCATGACGGTGTTGTCTGCATCTACAATCAGACCCGGCATAAGACGCTGTTCAAGCACTGGGGCCACACCGATGTGATCATGGACCTGGGCTGGAGTTGGCAGGAAGATGGCGCTGGCCAGCTTGTGTCCACCGACAGCAACGCCATTATGTTATGGAGGCCGCGGGACTTCTTCTACTGTGCTTGA
- a CDS encoding glycosomal membrane like protein, producing the protein MSVVGTLSTYMAATDSRDKMIKGAGCFFKMMGALYGNPNFMKTGAAMSDARCLIRMLSWLSNVQKISDAMEKRIVQPRDVLFVLRVLFDGIFSLLDNIVFAGRFFNPNSPSLSQLSYVSRAALFYGYAVAVVLDIYDLVRDPTMPKRGDRCLVLTRNACDMVSAIGNVCTVDIGGANVAGLGLISAIIATREQLLAAAAKSGGNTIGAIPARAAAQQPKK; encoded by the coding sequence ATGTCCGTTGTCGGCACTCTTAGCACGTACATGGCCGCGACCGACTCACGCGACAAGATGATCAAGGGCGCCGGGTGCTTCTTCAAGATGATGGGCGCCCTTTACGGCAACCCCAACTTCATGAAGACAGGCGCGGCCATGTCCGATGCACGCTGCTTGATACGCATGCTGTCGTGGCTCAGTAACGTGCAGAAGATCAGTGACGCAATGGAGAAGCGCATTGTACAGCCGCGCGACGTTCTGTTTGTGCTGCGGGTGCTGTTCGACGGCATCTTCAGCCTCCTCGACAACATCGTGTTCGCCGGGCGCTTCTTCAACCCCAATTCGCCAAGCCTGTCACAGCTGTCGTATGTCTCGCGTGCAGCCCTCTTCTACGGCTATGCCGTGGCTGTAGTGCTCGACATTTATGACCTCGTGCGGGATCCGACAATGCCGAAGCGCGGTGACCGCTGCCTGGTGCTGACGCGCAACGCCTGCGATATGGTTTCAGCCATCGGCAATGTGTGCACTGTGGACATCGGTGGGGCCAATGTCGCTGGACTGGGTCTCATCAGCGCCATTATCGCGACCCGTGAGCAGCTcctggcggcggccgccaaaTCTGGTGGCAACACCATCGGCGCTATCCCAGCGagggcggctgcgcagcagccaaaGAAGTGA
- a CDS encoding transcription elongation factor, putative: MSDSAQLPASSEAPPLSPPPLPGVPTHSVSPLAAPSRGAEDAQNSSAASPLKRPRVAEPITHFLTPNALGGLSQSCNLVSPSPATLTAEQVRHDVHADTEAVSPKQARVESRSVTPRSPYSNLPRKIPRKTPVSSPTSSLTNSTLVTPPTAAAASHACTSAPSVSTAAKRITLHQRWAALLHGVFMKERPSSESDRVMDLCVRIVEAIPGDMEQTKDTFQTLLFNIKDSKNGELRRKVMEGELLVERLVTMDDLELANPELRKHIEEKIEERSKDTNLSEIRKAMRTSNSTLFKCRVCGARDSSWEQRQTRSGDEPMTVIITCNKCNTQWRKY; encoded by the coding sequence ATGTCAGACTCCGCCCAGCTGCCCGCTTCATCCGAGGCGCCCCCGCTGagtccgccgcctctgcctggTGTGCCGACGCATTCTGTGTCACCGctagcagcgccgtcgcgagGGGCGGAGGATGCGCAAAACTCATCGGCCGCTTCCCCGCTGAAACGCCCACGCGTCGCCGAGCCCATTACTCACTTTCTCACCCCCAACGCTCTAGGTGGCCTCAGTCAGAGCTGCAACTTGGTTTCACCCTCCCCTGCGACTTTGACAGCGGAGCAAGTCCGCCATGACGTCCATGCCGATACCGAGGCGGTTTCGCCGAAGCAAGCGAGGGTAGAAAGCAGGTCTGTCACCCCGCGGTCTCCCTACTCCAACCTGCCGCGCAAGATCCCTCGCAAGACGCCCGTCTCCAGCCCCACCTCGTCCCTCACAAACTCCACGCTTGTCACGCCTCcgactgccgccgccgcatctcACGCATGCACGTCGGCGCCTAGCGTATCAACCGCGGCGAAGAGGATCACGCTGCATCAGCGGTGGGCGGCGTTACTGCATGGCGTGTTCATGAAGGAGCGTCCTTCGAGCGAGTCTGACCGGGTAATGgatctgtgtgtgcgtatcgTGGAGGCGATTCCGGGCGATATGGAGCAGACGAAGGACACTTTTCAGACGCTGCTGTTCAACATCAAGGACTCCAAGAACGGCGAGCTGCGACGGAAAGTGATGGAGGGAGAGCTGCTGGTGGAGCGGCTCGTCACGATGGACGACCTTGAGCTGGCCAAtccggagctgcgcaagcatATCGAAGAGAAGATCGAGGAGCGCTCCAAGGACACAAATCTCAGCGAGATTAGGAAGGCAATGCGGACGAGCAACTCGACACTCTTCAAATgccgcgtctgcggcgcCCGAGACTCCTCCtgggagcagcggcagacgcgctCGGGCGATGAGCCGATGACGGTGATCATCACGTGCAACAAATGCAACACGCAGTGGCGCAAGTACTAA